CGAGGACGGCGTATTTCAGTCGCCGCCCGTCAATACGATCAACGGCCGGGTGGGGTATCAGTTCGCCAATGGCTGGCGCATCCAGCTTGACGCGCTCAATCTGCTGAATTCCTCGAGCTACAATGCCAGCTACGCCTACGGCGCACTGCTGCCCTCCGATGCATTGTTCGCCAAGTGTTTTCCCGCGAGCGGCGCGCCCACGGTGCCGGCGGCAGTCTGCCAGAACGGCTTTATGGACTATTCGATCCATCCGTTGGACCCAACGGCCGTGCGGATCACGCTCGCCGGACCGATCGATAGCATCGACATTCCGAGAATGGCTGCCGAGTTCGAACGTGCGTTGCCCACCTACCAGCGTCCGGCGCCGAACTACGATTGGACGGGCTTCTATGTCGGCGCCTACGTCGACAGGAGCTGGCTAAAAAGCAATAGCAGCGCGGTCAACAATGTGTCGGGAGCACCGTTCCCCGCTTCGGGCCTTAACTCAACACAATGGGGCGGTGGTGTTCAGCTCGGCTTCGACTACATGCTGCCGTCGCGCATCGTGCTCGGGGTCGCGGCTGACATGTCGTCGGGCGGCGCCAAGACGGTGGCGGTATCGGATCCCTCAGGCATTAGCGCAAATCAGACGACCGTCTTTGACAGCGAAACGATCCGCGGCCGGATCGGCTACGCCGCCGACAATATCTTGTTCTACGCGACCGGCGGCTTTGCGTGGTCCAACGCCCAGTTCGTCCGCACCCAGTTGACCGGCACACTCAACGACGCCACGGCAGGCACAGACGAAGCGGTCAATAAGGGTCTACTGGGCTGGACGGGCGGGGGCGGAATCGCTTACGCATTCGCACAGAATTGGAACGTCTTTGCCGAATATCGGCATACAAGCTACGGAACATCAACGGCACCGCTTCCGTTGTCGCAACTGGCGGCAACAACAACAACGACCGTGAGTGCCGTTGAATTCGGCCTGAACTATAAGTTCACGTCGAGTGGTCAGTTCGCCGGCGCGCCGCCCGCCGCACCTGCGGGAGCGCTGTCATCAGCCCTGGTCTACAAGTCCCCACCTGGTCGCTATACCTACGACTGGACCGGGATTTATTTTGGCGCCGACGGCGGTTTCGGTTGGACGACATTCAACGGGACGTTATTGGACGCTATCGGCACTCCGTTGACGCCCTTCAGCTACCGCGTGAATGGCCCTGTTGCCGGGCTTTTCGTGGGCGGCAACTATCAAATCAACAAGGTTGTGCTGGGCGTCGAAGGCGATTGGCAATGGTCCAATTTGCTCGGCAACAACCAAGTACTTGCGCCGCTTGGTGCCGCCGGCACTTTTCCGTCGGGGCCTTTTTTGGTTTCGACGACGGTGAAGGATTACGCCTCAGTCCGGGGCCGCTTGGGATTGGCGTTTGACCGTTTCCTCGTGTTTGGCACCGGCGGTTGGGCCTGGGGGAATCCCTTGACATCTTACGCTCTCGTCGGTGCCGCGCCATTTTTCAACAATGGTGGGAGGTCGACAGGTTGGACCGCCGGGTTAGGCGTCGATTACGCATTCACCGACAGTGTCGTTGGCCGTATTGAATATCGCTATGCGAGTCTTGAGACTTCGGGCTTCGGGAGCACCGCAACCAACACATCCGGGGCGTCCGATCGTTTGCCGATCAGCGATCTGCGCGCCGGCATCGCGTACAAAATTGGCGGCCGTTCAGATACGATCAAATTTTGAGCCGCATTTGTCTGGTACGCTTCAAGCTTCCCGTTGAAATGAGCAAGCCGTTTCTTATTGCGACAAATAAATCAAAGGCGTGCCGGTCCTGACTTGGTTCAAACTGCGCGAGTAATCAGGCCTATGAGAGGCCGGCGAGGATACCATCATTGCACGCCTCACGTTTCCAATACCTCTAATCAAAATCGACTCATTCAATATATTTGGCGGCCCGATGGAGAGTTGGGTACGAACCACCGGGGCCCTGTCCACCAGGGCTTACCAGAGGGCTCCGGTTCTGTGGTTCGTCGCGACATTCTTGTGGCCCCCTCTCCCGTGACCCAAGCCAGTGCCCCACATAACCAGCCGTAGACGCGAGGAGAGCCGCGATGACCCCGCAAGAGCAGGAACTCGTGAACGAATTGTTCCATCGTTTGGCCCAGCTGGAAAATAATCCCCGCGACCCGAGTGCCGAGCGCCTGATCGCGGATGGACTGAGAGAGGCGCCGCACGCAATCTACGCGCTCGTGCAGACGGCGTTGGTTCAAGATGAGGCGCTCAAGCGCGCCAATGCGCGGATCGAGGAGTTGCAGGCGCAGACTGCTGACGAATCGCAACAGCATGGCGGATTCTTGGACAGCGTGCGCGACGAGTTACTCGGCAAGCGCGACCTGCGAG
The nucleotide sequence above comes from Pirellulales bacterium. Encoded proteins:
- a CDS encoding outer membrane beta-barrel protein, whose product is MRITLAGPIDSIDIPRMAAEFERALPTYQRPAPNYDWTGFYVGAYVDRSWLKSNSSAVNNVSGAPFPASGLNSTQWGGGVQLGFDYMLPSRIVLGVAADMSSGGAKTVAVSDPSGISANQTTVFDSETIRGRIGYAADNILFYATGGFAWSNAQFVRTQLTGTLNDATAGTDEAVNKGLLGWTGGGGIAYAFAQNWNVFAEYRHTSYGTSTAPLPLSQLAATTTTTVSAVEFGLNYKFTSSGQFAGAPPAAPAGALSSALVYKSPPGRYTYDWTGIYFGADGGFGWTTFNGTLLDAIGTPLTPFSYRVNGPVAGLFVGGNYQINKVVLGVEGDWQWSNLLGNNQVLAPLGAAGTFPSGPFLVSTTVKDYASVRGRLGLAFDRFLVFGTGGWAWGNPLTSYALVGAAPFFNNGGRSTGWTAGLGVDYAFTDSVVGRIEYRYASLETSGFGSTATNTSGASDRLPISDLRAGIAYKIGGRSDTIKF